DNA sequence from the Pseudomonas tritici genome:
CCTCAACGAACGCAAACACATGCTGGAACTGATGCAGCGCGATGGCTTTGTGCGTGATTTCATCTGCCATATTCGTCGCAACGATGGGCAGATTCGCCTGTGCGAATTGTCCAGCCGCCCGCTGCCTATCGGCGACGACGACTGCATGCTGACCATTGCGCGGGACATCACCGAACGCCAACTGATGCAGGAAAAACTGCAACAGGCCGCCACGGTGTTCGAGAGCACGGCCGAAGGCGTCTTGATCACTGATATCCGGCAGAACATCAGCGCCGTCAACCGCGCCTTCACCGAGATAACCGGCTACAGCGAGGCCGAAGCCCTTGGCCATACGCCGCGCCTGCTCGCCTCCGGCCTGCATGACAGCGCCTTCTACGCGGCGATGTGGCACCAACTGACAACTCAAGGGCATTGGCAGGGCGAGATCTCCAACCGACGCAAGAACGGCGAGCTGTACCCCAGCTGGCTGACGATCAGCGCAGTGCGTAATCGCGATCAGTTGATCACGCACTTCGTCGCGGTGTTTGCCGACATCTCCAGCCTCAAACTGGCCCAGGCCCGCCTAGATTACCAGGCGCATCACGATCCATTGACCGGCCTGCCCAACCGCACTTTGTTCGAAAACCGACTGCAGGCCGCCCTCAATGGGCATCAAGAAACCGGCAAACAGGGCGCCGTACTGTTTCTCGATCTGGACCGCTTCAAACACATCAACGACAGCCTCGGCCACCCGATCGGCGACTTGCTGCTCAAGGACATCGCGGTGCGCCTCAAGGAACAACTGCGCGACATCGACACCGTTGCTCGCCTGGGCGGCGACGAATTCATCATCCTGCTCCCCGGCTTGCAGCACCCCAGCGATGCCCAATACCTGGCCAATAAACTGCTGGCCTGCTTCACCCCACCCTTCCAGGCAGGTGAACACGAGTTCTTCATCAGCGCCAGCATCGGCACCAGCCTGTACCCGCAGGACGGTACCGACGTCGCGACGCTGGTCAAAAATGCCGACGCTGCGATGTACCGCTCCAAGGCCAAGGGACGTAACCGGGTCGAAAGCTATACCCGCGACCTGACTGCGCAGGCCAACGAACGCGTGGCACTCGAACATGAACTGCGCCGCGCCATCGAGCGCGATGAACTGACCCTGTACTACCAGCCAAAACTGAGCCTGAATACTCAAGCACTGATCGGCGCCGAAGCGCTGATCCGCTGGCGCCATCCCACCTTTGGCGACGTGCCGCCCGAACACTTCATTGCCCTCGCCGAAGAGAACGGCATGATCCTGCAGATCGGTGACTGGGTGCTGGAACAGGCCTGCCGACAAATGCATGCCTGGCAAGGCACTTTCGACGAATTCGGCCCCCTGTCGGTCAACCTGGCCGGCGCCCAACTGCGTCACCCCGGCTTGCTGGCTCGCATCGAACAGCTATTGCGCGACTACCGGCTCGACCCAGGCTGCCTGCAACTGGAGATCACCGAGAACTTCATCATGAGCCAGGCCGAAGAAGCGCTGGAGGTACTGCACCAGCTCAAAGACTTGGGCGTACAACTGGCCATCGATGATTTTGGCACCGGCTATTCATCCCTCAGCTACCTCAAACGCCTGCCGCTGGACTTCCTCAAGATCGATCAATCCTTCGTCCGCGGCCTGCCCGACGACCCCCACGACGCAGCGATCGTGCGCGCCATTATCGCCCTGGGCCACAGCATGCAATTCACCATCATCGCCGAAGGCGTGGAGAACCCCGCACAGCAAGCCTTCCTGGCTGCCGAAGGCTGCGAACAGATGCAAGGCTACATCGTCAGCCTGCCGCTACCGCCCGAGCTTTTTGCCGCGACTTTTCTTCGTATGAGCATTGAGGATTTTTCGGATAGCACAGCGGGGAAACCATCGCTATAATCCGCGACCTACTGAGGGCCTATAGCTCAGTTGGTTAGAGCAGGGGACTCATAATCCCTTGGTCGTAGGTTCGAGTCCTACTGGGCCCACCAAACTAGAAAGCCGCGCAATGCGCGGCTTTTGTGTGTCTGGAAGACTGTAATATGCTCCCATCGCCGCCCTTATCGGAGCCCCCCCCTTGCCCGCCCTAGATGAAATCGACCGCCAGCTAATAGCCGCCCTGCAAATCAACGCGCGCGAAAGCGTGGCCATGCTTGCCCGGCAGCTCGGCATCGCGCGCACCACGGTAACGTCGCGCCTGGCGCGCCTGGAGAAAACCCAGGTGATCACCGGTTATGGTGTGCGTCTCGGCCAGCGGGTGGTGGATGGTGGTTTGCAGGCGTATGTTGGCATCACCGTGCAGGCACGCTCGGGTAAAGAAGTGTTACGCAGGCTGAGTGCCATGGCGCAGGTGCAACAATTGTGCGCGGTCAGTGGCGAGTTCGATTACGTGGCCTGGCTTCGCACTGACTCGCCGGAGCAGTTGGACCAATTACTCGACCAGATCGGCAGTGTGGACGGCGTGGAGAAAACCACGACCTCAATCATCTTGAGTAACAAATTGGATCGCGGACAGCCAATTTGACCACCAACTTCGTCATTATGACTAAAAACAATCCAATCCGACGACACTTTGCGTCTTATTAACGAACGCTACGCTCCCTAAACTGGCTGCCATCTTTTCCTATACTCAGCGGGCCACGTCCGCCCAGTCGCCAGTAAGGTCAGCCATGAGCATTCCGTCCAGCACCATCAGCAAGACCAATCGCCACCCTGCAGACGGTAAGAAACCCATCACCATCTTTGGCCCGGATTTTCCGTTTGCCTTTGATGACTGGATCGAGCACCCGGCCGGCCTGGGCAGCATTCCCGTCGCCAACCATGGCGCCGAAGTGGCGATCGTCGGCGCAGGGATCGCTGGCCTGGTTGCCGCCTACGAACTGATGAAACTGGGTCTCAAGCCGGTGGTGTATGAAGCTTCGAAAATGGGCGGCCGCCTGCGCTCCCAAGCCTTCGAAGGCGCCGAAGGCATCATCGCCGAGCTGGGTGGCATGCGCTTCCCGGTGTCGTCCACCGCGTTCTACCACTACGTGGACAAACTCGGCCTGGAAACCAAACCCTTCCCCAACCCGCTGACCCCAGCCTCCGGCAGCACGGTGATTGACCTGGAAGGCCAGACTCACTACGCACAAAAACTGTCCGATCTTCCTGCACTGTTTCAAGAAGTCGCCGACGCCTGGGCCGACGCCTTGGAAGCCGGCTCGCAGTTCGGCGATATCCAGCAAGCCATCCGCGACCGTGACGTGCCACGCCTCAAAGCGCTTTGGAATAAGCTGGTACCACTGTGGGACGACCGCACCTTCTACGACTTCGTTGCCACTTCCAAGGCTTTCGCCAAGTTGTCGTTTCACCATCGCGAAGTATTCGGCCAGGTCGGTTTCGGCACTGGCGGCTGGGATTCGGACTTCCCCAACTCGATGCTGGAAATCTTCCGCGTGGTGATGACCAACTGCGACGATCACCAACACTTGGTCGTCGGCGGCGTGGCCCAGGTGCCGATGGGCATTTGGCGTCATGTGCCAGAGCGTTGCGCCCACTGGCCGGCCGGCACCAGCCTCAGTTCGTTGCACCGTGGTGCGCCGCGGGCCGGGGTGAAACGCATCGCACACGCCGCCGATGGCCGCTTTGCCGTCACCGACAATTACGGTGACACCCGCGAATACGCCGCCGTGCTCACCACGTGCCAAAGCTGGCTGCTGACCACCCAGATCGAATGCGACGAAACCCTGTTCTCGCAAAAGATGTGGATGGCCCTGGACCGCACCCGCTACATGCAGTCATCAAAAACTTTCGTGATGGTTGACCGCCCGTTCTGGAAAGACAAAGACCCGGAAACCGGCCGCGACCTGATGAGCATGACCCTCACGGATCGCCTGACCCGTGGCACTTATCTGTTCGACAATGGTGACGATAAGCCGGGTGTGATTTGCCTGTCTTACTCGTGGATGAGCGATGCGCTGAAGATGCTGCCGCAGCCCATCGATAAACGCGTGAAACTGGCCCTCGACGCGCTGAACAAGATCTACCCGAAAGTCGACATCAAGGCGCGCATCATCGGCGACCCGATCACGGTGTCCTGGGAAGCCGACCCGCATTTCCTCGGTGCCTTCAAAGGTGCATTGCCCGGCCACTATCGCTATAACCAGCGTATGTATGCGCACTTCATGCAGAAGGACATGCCCGCCGAGCAACGTGGGATTTTTATCGCAGGTGACGACGTTTCCTGGACCCCGGCCTGGGTCGAAGGCGCAGTGCAAACCTCATTGAACGCGGTATGGGGCATCATGACCCACTTCGGCGGCAGTACTCATCCGGAGAACCCAGGGCCGGGTGATGTGTTCGACGAAATCGGGCCGATCGCCCTGGCCGAATAAGGAGCTGAGCATGCGCGTTGCCCTGTACCAATGCCCACCACTGCCGCTGGACGTGGCCGGCAACCTCAAGCGCCTGCACCAACTGGCGCATGAAGCGTCCGGCGCCGATGTACTGGTGCTGCCGGAGATGTTTCTCAGCGGCTACAACATCGGCGCTGAAGCGGTGGGCGCGTTAGCTGAAGCGCAAGACGGGCCGTCCGCACAGGCGATTGCCGAACTGGCCAAAGCCGCCGGGCTGGCAATCTTGTACGGTTACCCGGAACGTGCCGAGGACGGCCAGATCTACAACGCCGTGCAGTTGATCGACGCCCACGGCCAGCGCCTGTGCAACTACCGCAAGACGCATCTGTTTGGCGATTTGGACCACTCGATGTTCAGTGCCGGCGACGACGATTTCCCGCTGGTGGAATTGAATGGGTGGAAGCTCGGCTTCCTGATCTGCTACGACCTGGAGTTCCCGGAAAACACCCGGCGCCTGGCCCTTGCTGGTGCCGAGTTGATACTGGTGCCCACCGCCAATATGGTGCCGTTCGACTTTGTGGCCGATGTCACCGTGCGGGCGCGGGCCTTCGAGAACCAATGTTATGTGGCCTACGCCAATTACTGCGGGCACGAAGGCGAGATCCAGTACTGCGGGCAAAGCAGCATCGCGGCACCGAACGGCGAGCGTATAGCCCAGGCTGGCCTGGATGAAGCCTTGATTGTCGGTACGCTGGAGCGCCAATCGATCATCAATGCGCGCGCTGCCAATCACTATCTGCAAGATCGCCGCCCCGAGTTGTACGGCGCGCTGTACAAGCCCTGACTCAACGGGTTTGTTAGCATAGGCGCTTCCCTCGTTTCGGAAGTGCCCATGCCTGCGCCGGCCCACCTTCATCACCTTCACCTGACCCTGGCCAATGGCTTGCGGGTCTCCTTGCGTCATGCGAAGCGTTTGAAGCGTTGCGCCGCCGTCCTGCAGGTGTCAGCTGGCAGCCATGACGTGCCGTTAGCGTGGCCGGGGTTGGCGCACTTTCTGGAACATTTGTTGTTTCTCGGTACCGAGCATTTTCCCACGAACGAAGGGTTGATAGCCTACGTGCAACGTCATGGGGGCCAAGTCAATGCGAGCACCCGTGAGCGCTCCACGGCGTTCTTCTTTGAGCTGCCGGCGTCAACGTTTACCAGTGGCCTGGAGCGCTTGGCCGACATGCTGTCCCATCCACGCCTGGCGCTGGAGGATCAACTGCGCGAGCGCGAGGTGCTGCATGCCGAGTTCGTCGCCTGGTCCCAGGATGCAGGGGCGCAGCAGCAGATCGCGTTGCTGGAAGGCCTGGCCGCGGACCATCCGCTGCGGGGTTTTCATGCAGGCAACCGTGACAGCTTGCCGGTGGAGCGTGAGGCATTCCAGCAGGCATTGCGGGAATTCCACGCGCATTTCTATCAGAGCGGGCAGATGACGCTGAGCTTGGCCGGCCCACTGTCGCTGGATGAACTGCAATGCCTGGCACAGCAGTTCAGTGAACAACTGACCTCAGGACCTCTACGCCCACAATCTGCGCCACCGGCTTTGATGCAGGGTGAAGCGCGCAGCTATCAGCACATCGCCAATGACCACCTGCACCACGTCATCACGTGTGACGCGCCGCGTGAAGCACTGGATTTTCTCTGTGCCTGGCTGAATGCCTCGGCCCCCGGCGGATTGCTGGCTGAACTGAAAGCGCGGCAACTGGCGAGAGCACTGCAGGCGTCGGTGCTTTATCACTTCGCCGGGCAAGCTGTGCTGGATATCGACTTCACGCTTAGCGCCCAAGATAAGTCGGCTACGCAGATAGAGGCGTTGCTGCACGATTGGCTGAGCTTTTTCGCACAGAGCGATTGGACTTCACTACGGGAAGAGTTCGCGCTGTTGGCCGTTCGTCAACAACAGGTCCAAGGCGCGCTGGCATTGGCCAGACACGACAGCCAGGCGCTTTCGGAACAGGATGTCGTCGCCCTCAAGGCCATGCTTGATTCGCTGCGCCTGCCACCTTCCGCGCACACTTGGCAACTGCCGCCGAACAACCCGTTCCTACGACCATCAGTCAAGGAAGAACGCGCCGGCCTGATTCGCGGCCAGACCAGCGCCCACCGGGGGTTGCGCACCTTCGCCCAGGATCGCTCCCGCGGGCGTCGGGAGGTGTCGGCATTGAACTTCAGCCAGGCGCTGGCGGACGACAGTGGTGAAGGTGCCCTGTATGTGCAATGGCAGTCGGCCCCCACCGGCCTGGAGAGCGCATTGCAGGCGTTGTGTGAAAATGCGCGTCAGGCGGGTGTCGAATTGTCGTTCGAAAGCCTGGGCAATGACGCGCTGGTAAAAATGATAGGGCTGCTGGAACCCATACCCGCCGTGCTGGAGGTTTTGGCGCAGAGTCTGACTCAACCGCAAGAGGCGCAACCTGCCTCACCGCCGATGATCGCCATTCGAGAGTTGCTAAAGGCCCTGCCCGCTTGCTGCTCCGCCAGCACTCCTCGTTCTGAATCGTGGGCCACCGCACGTTGGAAAGGCCTGGGGATGGGTTTCCCCGCGACGTATGAATCCGCAATCAAAACAGCAGCGGCCCGCTTGCCAGGGCAGCCTGCGAGCCTCGATCAAGTACTCCCGTCCCTCAGCGGTCAACGCGTGTGGCATGAGGTGAAAATCGGCTCTGACGAAGCTGCGTTGCTGTTGTTTTGCCCAACACCCAGCCAATCCCTGGCAGACGAAGCCGCGTGGCGACTGCTCGGCCATCTGCTCCAAGGGCCGTTCTACCAAAAGCTGCGGGTAGAACTGCAAATCGGCTACGCCGTGTTCAGCGGCATCCGACAGATAAACGGCCAGACCGCCCTGCTATTCGGCGTACAGTCCCCCAGCGTTTCCCTGGAAGGCATCGCAGATCACCTGCAAACCTTCCTGGCGCAACTGCCAGCACTGATCAATGGCTGCGACGACCTCGGCAACCTGGATCTGGCGCAACAGTTTTCAGCCCAGGCACTGCCCAACGCTCAGGCTGCCGACCTGCTCTGGCATGCCCATCTGGCTGGCCATTCGTCGGGTTACCTGGAGCAGCTTCAATCCAGGATCCAAGCCTGTTCCCGCGAAATGCTGCAGCACGCCGCCCAGCAATTGAACGACGCCACAGGCGGCTGGCGCTGCGTCGCCAACGGCGCGCGCATCTCGGCGACCTGGCAAGCGGCAGACTGATCATTGCCGCCCCTGCAAAAGGCTTTTTCCACCAAGACAGCGCTAACTTGAAAATAATTGCGTAACATTCCCACGCACACCTCTGAACATCTCCGACTGGAGGTGGACTATATGTATTACTTGGTAGTGAACGTCCCATCCCTTCGTAGGAGTAAGAACATGACTTGGTCCAAACCTGCTTACACTGATCTGCGCATCGGTTTCGAAGTCACCATGTACTTCGCCAGCCGTTAATCCGCTGGGTAATACAACGCCTCGGTTCGCCCGGGGCGTTTTTGTTTTGAGCTTGATGGAGCGACCATGTTTGTCCAGATCTTAGGTTCCGCCGCCGGCGGTGGTTTCCCGCAGTGGAACTGCAACTGCGTGAACTGCGCTGGTTTCCGCGATGGCAGCCTGCGGGCGCAAGCGCGTACCCAGTCATCCATTGCGATCTCCGACGATGGCGTGAACTGGGTGCTGTGCAATGCCTCGCCGGATATCCGCGCGCAACTCCAGGGTTTCGCGCCGATGCAACCGGGCCGCGGCCTGCGTGACACCGGCATCAGCGCGATCATCCTGATGGACAGCCAGATCGACCACACCACCGGCCTGTTGAGCCTGCGCGAGGGTTGT
Encoded proteins:
- a CDS encoding bifunctional diguanylate cyclase/phosphodiesterase gives rise to the protein MPRLPAVFLLWLLTWTATAGALSLSDDERGWLADHQELRLGVDASWPPFEYRDEDGRYQGLAADYVRLIQDRLGVRVKLIEPANWGAVLELARNNQIDLLPGIMSTPERQSYMAFTRPYLDFPIVILAHEGGAKPRTLKDLYGLKIAVVENYAPHELLRTHHPDLNLVAMPNVSSTLQALATDEVDAVVGDLASSVWNLRQLKLDGLYVSGETPYRYQLAMGVPRDNKVLVGILDKVLADLSPEETDAIQQHWVGSLTDHRTFWRDLLTYGLPAVLLLSTVLAVVIRINRRLSSEISRRGALEQELRSSEYHYRGLVESLSAIAWEASITDFTYSYVSPHAEELLGYPRAHWLIPGFWRNIIHPADLTRTEAYCYRETRANRDHSIDYRVITADGRCLWVRDIVSLIEHGHEPVLRGLMIDISEAKRTEEALQLSEQKFASVFQQCPDMLVIARLSDGCLLEVNKAFEDQIGLTAQQVVGKTATELNIWGIQGVGPDLLQQVQTTSIRNLEMPFLRSNGQAFTGLISAEPFQLDTTEAIVVAVRDITQLKETQQQLQTSEEKFAKAFHASPDGLLLSRQHDGLLIEVNDGFSRITGFTSATSLDQSTLDLGIWVDLNERKHMLELMQRDGFVRDFICHIRRNDGQIRLCELSSRPLPIGDDDCMLTIARDITERQLMQEKLQQAATVFESTAEGVLITDIRQNISAVNRAFTEITGYSEAEALGHTPRLLASGLHDSAFYAAMWHQLTTQGHWQGEISNRRKNGELYPSWLTISAVRNRDQLITHFVAVFADISSLKLAQARLDYQAHHDPLTGLPNRTLFENRLQAALNGHQETGKQGAVLFLDLDRFKHINDSLGHPIGDLLLKDIAVRLKEQLRDIDTVARLGGDEFIILLPGLQHPSDAQYLANKLLACFTPPFQAGEHEFFISASIGTSLYPQDGTDVATLVKNADAAMYRSKAKGRNRVESYTRDLTAQANERVALEHELRRAIERDELTLYYQPKLSLNTQALIGAEALIRWRHPTFGDVPPEHFIALAEENGMILQIGDWVLEQACRQMHAWQGTFDEFGPLSVNLAGAQLRHPGLLARIEQLLRDYRLDPGCLQLEITENFIMSQAEEALEVLHQLKDLGVQLAIDDFGTGYSSLSYLKRLPLDFLKIDQSFVRGLPDDPHDAAIVRAIIALGHSMQFTIIAEGVENPAQQAFLAAEGCEQMQGYIVSLPLPPELFAATFLRMSIEDFSDSTAGKPSL
- a CDS encoding Lrp/AsnC family transcriptional regulator, with the translated sequence MPALDEIDRQLIAALQINARESVAMLARQLGIARTTVTSRLARLEKTQVITGYGVRLGQRVVDGGLQAYVGITVQARSGKEVLRRLSAMAQVQQLCAVSGEFDYVAWLRTDSPEQLDQLLDQIGSVDGVEKTTTSIILSNKLDRGQPI
- a CDS encoding flavin monoamine oxidase family protein, giving the protein MSKTNRHPADGKKPITIFGPDFPFAFDDWIEHPAGLGSIPVANHGAEVAIVGAGIAGLVAAYELMKLGLKPVVYEASKMGGRLRSQAFEGAEGIIAELGGMRFPVSSTAFYHYVDKLGLETKPFPNPLTPASGSTVIDLEGQTHYAQKLSDLPALFQEVADAWADALEAGSQFGDIQQAIRDRDVPRLKALWNKLVPLWDDRTFYDFVATSKAFAKLSFHHREVFGQVGFGTGGWDSDFPNSMLEIFRVVMTNCDDHQHLVVGGVAQVPMGIWRHVPERCAHWPAGTSLSSLHRGAPRAGVKRIAHAADGRFAVTDNYGDTREYAAVLTTCQSWLLTTQIECDETLFSQKMWMALDRTRYMQSSKTFVMVDRPFWKDKDPETGRDLMSMTLTDRLTRGTYLFDNGDDKPGVICLSYSWMSDALKMLPQPIDKRVKLALDALNKIYPKVDIKARIIGDPITVSWEADPHFLGAFKGALPGHYRYNQRMYAHFMQKDMPAEQRGIFIAGDDVSWTPAWVEGAVQTSLNAVWGIMTHFGGSTHPENPGPGDVFDEIGPIALAE
- a CDS encoding carbon-nitrogen hydrolase family protein encodes the protein MRVALYQCPPLPLDVAGNLKRLHQLAHEASGADVLVLPEMFLSGYNIGAEAVGALAEAQDGPSAQAIAELAKAAGLAILYGYPERAEDGQIYNAVQLIDAHGQRLCNYRKTHLFGDLDHSMFSAGDDDFPLVELNGWKLGFLICYDLEFPENTRRLALAGAELILVPTANMVPFDFVADVTVRARAFENQCYVAYANYCGHEGEIQYCGQSSIAAPNGERIAQAGLDEALIVGTLERQSIINARAANHYLQDRRPELYGALYKP
- the pqqF gene encoding pyrroloquinoline quinone biosynthesis protein PqqF, translated to MPAPAHLHHLHLTLANGLRVSLRHAKRLKRCAAVLQVSAGSHDVPLAWPGLAHFLEHLLFLGTEHFPTNEGLIAYVQRHGGQVNASTRERSTAFFFELPASTFTSGLERLADMLSHPRLALEDQLREREVLHAEFVAWSQDAGAQQQIALLEGLAADHPLRGFHAGNRDSLPVEREAFQQALREFHAHFYQSGQMTLSLAGPLSLDELQCLAQQFSEQLTSGPLRPQSAPPALMQGEARSYQHIANDHLHHVITCDAPREALDFLCAWLNASAPGGLLAELKARQLARALQASVLYHFAGQAVLDIDFTLSAQDKSATQIEALLHDWLSFFAQSDWTSLREEFALLAVRQQQVQGALALARHDSQALSEQDVVALKAMLDSLRLPPSAHTWQLPPNNPFLRPSVKEERAGLIRGQTSAHRGLRTFAQDRSRGRREVSALNFSQALADDSGEGALYVQWQSAPTGLESALQALCENARQAGVELSFESLGNDALVKMIGLLEPIPAVLEVLAQSLTQPQEAQPASPPMIAIRELLKALPACCSASTPRSESWATARWKGLGMGFPATYESAIKTAAARLPGQPASLDQVLPSLSGQRVWHEVKIGSDEAALLLFCPTPSQSLADEAAWRLLGHLLQGPFYQKLRVELQIGYAVFSGIRQINGQTALLFGVQSPSVSLEGIADHLQTFLAQLPALINGCDDLGNLDLAQQFSAQALPNAQAADLLWHAHLAGHSSGYLEQLQSRIQACSREMLQHAAQQLNDATGGWRCVANGARISATWQAAD
- the pqqA gene encoding pyrroloquinoline quinone precursor peptide PqqA, which encodes MTWSKPAYTDLRIGFEVTMYFASR